One stretch of Streptomyces sp. 135 DNA includes these proteins:
- a CDS encoding GntR family transcriptional regulator, with protein sequence MTSVPTPTPASAPPPVPIPSRTQYVLESIKHRILSGELSPGQPLIETELARAYGVSKTPVREALKTLAGTGLVEMSQYKGATVRTVDAAMAREVYDVRLLLEPEALRRTVLRGAPLDAAREALVRADAAEDAAERSLANREFHRALYVDCGNPLLGRLLDGVRDQAALVSAVAWAADPSWAREATEHERILRLALAGDQDGAARALHEHIESFVRRAFPGEGELQ encoded by the coding sequence ATGACGTCCGTCCCGACTCCGACCCCGGCCTCGGCGCCGCCCCCGGTCCCGATCCCGTCGCGCACGCAGTACGTGCTCGAGTCGATCAAACACCGCATCCTCAGCGGCGAGTTGAGCCCGGGGCAGCCCCTGATCGAGACGGAACTCGCCCGCGCGTACGGAGTGTCCAAGACACCCGTGCGCGAGGCCCTGAAAACCCTCGCCGGTACCGGGCTCGTCGAGATGAGCCAGTACAAGGGCGCCACCGTGCGCACCGTGGATGCCGCCATGGCGCGCGAGGTCTACGACGTACGACTGCTCCTGGAACCCGAGGCGCTGCGCCGCACCGTGCTGCGCGGCGCCCCGCTCGACGCCGCGCGCGAGGCCCTGGTGCGGGCCGACGCCGCCGAGGACGCGGCCGAACGCTCGCTGGCCAACCGGGAGTTCCACCGCGCGCTGTACGTCGACTGCGGCAACCCGCTCCTCGGGCGGCTGCTTGACGGGGTGCGGGACCAGGCCGCACTCGTATCCGCCGTGGCCTGGGCCGCCGACCCGTCGTGGGCGCGTGAGGCCACCGAGCACGAGCGGATCCTGCGGCTCGCCCTCGCCGGGGACCAGGACGGGGCGGCGCGCGCCCTGCACGAGCACATCGAGTCGTTCGTGCGCCGAGCCTTTCCCGGGGAAGGGGAACTTCAGTGA
- a CDS encoding arabinogalactan endo-1,4-beta-galactosidase, whose translation MHGNNGTRTTGTTRRAVLAAALAGGAVLALPAPGARATSTLVGGGFESGLTGWSGHGTTGAAFTEAGGRGGGLRLSHWASSAYQVETYQYLTGLTDGTYTLTAWVRSSGGQNAAYIALKSGSAEQRTDLPPTPNGAWLRLVTSVRVTGGACTVRLVSDAHAGEWANFDDVTFTPGSTGLAVKGGDVSTLAKNEAHGATYRYADGASGDALAILGSAGMNYARLKVWVNPADGYNDKAKVLATAKRAKARGMKLLVDFHYSDSWADPGKQNKPAAWATHGYSQLTKDVYDHTYDVLNALKAQGTTADMAQIGNELNGGMLWPEGSTDDWDRLAGLLKSGAQAAKAVSSGTRVALHLAEGGDSAGTRWWFDQAVSRGVPFDVIALSYYGYWHGPLSGLQANLDDVAARYRKPVLVAETAYAHTLANGDDLENNVARADQLAAGYPATPAGQAANLRDVMNVVEAVPGGRGLGVVYWEPAWTAVDGSGWDPADPSSGNAWENQALFGYDRRLLPAARWFAHR comes from the coding sequence ATGCACGGCAACAACGGAACACGCACCACCGGCACGACCCGCAGAGCCGTCCTGGCGGCAGCCCTCGCGGGCGGCGCCGTCCTCGCGCTGCCCGCCCCGGGCGCCCGAGCCACCAGCACCCTCGTGGGCGGTGGCTTCGAGAGCGGCCTCACGGGCTGGTCCGGCCACGGCACCACCGGCGCCGCGTTCACCGAGGCGGGCGGCCGCGGCGGGGGCCTGCGGCTCTCCCACTGGGCGTCATCGGCGTACCAGGTCGAGACGTACCAGTACCTCACCGGCCTCACGGACGGCACGTACACGCTGACGGCCTGGGTCCGCTCCAGCGGCGGCCAGAACGCCGCCTACATCGCGCTCAAGAGCGGGAGCGCCGAGCAGCGCACCGACCTGCCGCCCACCCCGAACGGCGCGTGGCTCCGCCTCGTCACGTCGGTGCGGGTCACCGGCGGTGCGTGCACCGTCCGGCTCGTCTCCGACGCGCACGCGGGGGAGTGGGCCAACTTCGACGACGTCACGTTCACCCCGGGGTCGACGGGCCTGGCCGTCAAGGGCGGTGACGTCTCCACGCTCGCCAAGAACGAGGCGCACGGGGCGACGTACCGCTACGCCGACGGTGCGAGCGGCGACGCGCTGGCGATCCTGGGCTCGGCGGGCATGAACTACGCCCGGCTGAAGGTGTGGGTGAACCCCGCCGACGGCTACAACGACAAGGCGAAGGTCCTCGCCACGGCCAAGCGGGCCAAGGCGCGCGGCATGAAGCTGCTCGTGGACTTCCACTACTCCGACAGCTGGGCGGACCCGGGCAAGCAGAACAAGCCCGCGGCCTGGGCCACGCACGGCTACAGCCAGTTGACGAAGGACGTGTACGACCACACGTACGACGTCCTGAACGCCCTGAAGGCGCAGGGCACCACCGCCGACATGGCGCAGATCGGCAATGAGCTCAACGGGGGCATGCTCTGGCCCGAGGGCTCGACCGACGACTGGGACCGCCTCGCGGGGCTGCTGAAGTCGGGGGCCCAGGCCGCCAAGGCGGTGTCCTCGGGCACCCGGGTCGCCCTGCACCTCGCGGAGGGCGGTGACAGCGCGGGCACCCGCTGGTGGTTCGACCAGGCGGTCTCCCGCGGTGTGCCCTTCGACGTCATCGCCCTGTCGTACTACGGCTACTGGCACGGTCCGCTCAGCGGGCTCCAGGCCAACCTCGACGACGTGGCGGCCCGTTACCGCAAGCCCGTCCTGGTCGCCGAGACGGCCTACGCCCACACGCTGGCCAATGGCGACGACCTGGAGAACAACGTCGCCCGCGCCGATCAGCTCGCCGCGGGTTACCCCGCTACCCCCGCCGGGCAGGCCGCGAACCTGCGGGACGTCATGAACGTCGTGGAGGCCGTCCCCGGCGGCCGCGGGCTCGGCGTCGTGTACTGGGAACCGGCCTGGACGGCGGTCGACGGCAGTGGCTGGGACCCCGCCGACCCGTCGTCGGGGAACGCGTGGGAGAACCAGGCGCTGTTCGGCTACGACCGCCGACTCCTGCCCGCCGCCCGGTGGTTCGCGCACCGCTGA
- a CDS encoding sugar ABC transporter permease, which translates to MTSRRGSYGLKAAPYGFLLPAALLFALFFALPIGYALWLSLHKVEVSGLGLGKDARREVWAGVENYTAALTDSELLHGALRVLGYGAIVIPAMLGLALLFALLLDSERVRLTSFTRLAIFLPYAVPGVVAALLWGFLYLPDVSPFHFVLDRLGLPQPDLLDGGPLYLALSNIAVWGGTGFNMIVIYTSLRAIPAEVFEAAKLDGCSPLQIALRIKIPMVAPSLVLTFFFSIIATLQVFSEPTTLKPLTNAVPTTWSPLMKVYQDAFGKGDIHSAAATAVLIAVVTLVVSFGFLRAANSRTKQTRQQGEAR; encoded by the coding sequence GTGACGTCCCGCCGCGGTTCCTACGGTCTCAAGGCCGCCCCCTACGGCTTCCTGCTCCCCGCCGCCCTGCTCTTCGCCCTCTTCTTCGCCCTGCCCATCGGCTACGCGCTCTGGCTCAGCCTCCACAAGGTCGAGGTGTCCGGCCTCGGCCTCGGCAAGGACGCGCGGCGCGAGGTGTGGGCGGGCGTGGAGAACTACACCGCCGCGCTCACCGACTCCGAGCTGCTGCACGGCGCGCTGCGCGTGCTCGGCTACGGCGCGATCGTCATCCCCGCGATGCTCGGCCTCGCGCTGCTCTTCGCGTTGCTGCTGGACAGCGAGCGGGTGCGGCTCACGTCCTTCACCCGGCTCGCGATCTTCCTGCCGTATGCCGTGCCGGGCGTCGTCGCCGCACTGCTGTGGGGGTTCCTGTACCTGCCGGACGTCAGCCCCTTCCACTTCGTCCTCGACAGGCTGGGGCTGCCGCAGCCTGACCTGCTCGACGGCGGGCCGCTCTACCTCGCGCTCTCCAACATCGCGGTCTGGGGCGGCACCGGCTTCAACATGATCGTCATCTACACCTCGCTGCGGGCCATCCCGGCCGAGGTGTTCGAGGCGGCGAAGCTGGACGGCTGCTCGCCGCTCCAGATCGCGCTCCGCATCAAGATCCCGATGGTGGCGCCGTCGCTGGTGCTCACCTTCTTCTTCTCGATCATCGCGACGCTCCAGGTGTTCAGCGAGCCGACGACGCTCAAGCCGCTCACCAACGCCGTGCCCACGACGTGGAGTCCGCTGATGAAGGTGTACCAGGACGCCTTCGGCAAGGGCGACATCCACTCGGCGGCGGCCACCGCGGTGCTGATCGCCGTCGTCACGCTCGTCGTGTCCTTCGGTTTCCTGCGCGCCGCCAACTCCCGTACGAAGCAGACCCGACAGCAGGGGGAAGCACGATGA
- a CDS encoding extracellular solute-binding protein, giving the protein MPQNTPRRFTAAAVAVAVALGATTLTACGSDDDDAGTGSNGPVSLTYWAWAPGMDKVVDLWNDGPGKKDRIEVTVKKQASGDTLVTKILTAHKAHKAPDLVQAEYQALPTLVSNDALADIAGQVHGVRAKFARGVWQQTTLGTDAVYAVPQDAGPMMFYYRADLFKKYGLKVPKTWQEFARTARALKKKAPDKDLTTFSANDSGLFAGLAQQAGAQWWTTEGEQWKVGIDDPATRKVADFWGGLVKEGAIDNQPMYTPSWNKALNTGKQIAWVSAVWAPGTLTTAAPDTKGKWAMAPLPQWESGKAVTGSWGGSSTAVTTDSEHKEAAAKFAAWLNTDPKALAALVKESGIYPAATEAQTGGALAEAPAYFANQPDFYTRAAAIAKTTAPGAWGPNVNVAYTAFKDAFGSAAKNRSDFGAALKTMHDETVADLKKQGFEVAR; this is encoded by the coding sequence ATGCCGCAGAACACGCCACGCCGCTTCACCGCGGCCGCCGTCGCCGTCGCCGTCGCGCTCGGCGCCACCACGCTCACCGCCTGCGGATCGGACGACGACGACGCCGGGACCGGGTCGAACGGCCCGGTCTCACTGACGTACTGGGCGTGGGCGCCCGGCATGGACAAGGTCGTCGACCTCTGGAACGACGGCCCGGGCAAGAAGGACCGGATCGAGGTCACGGTCAAGAAGCAGGCGTCCGGCGACACCCTGGTCACCAAGATCCTCACCGCGCACAAGGCGCACAAGGCGCCCGACCTGGTGCAGGCCGAGTACCAGGCCCTCCCCACCCTCGTCAGCAATGACGCGCTCGCCGACATAGCGGGGCAGGTCCACGGCGTGCGGGCGAAGTTCGCGCGGGGCGTCTGGCAGCAGACCACCCTCGGCACGGACGCCGTGTACGCGGTGCCGCAGGACGCCGGGCCGATGATGTTCTACTACCGCGCCGACCTCTTCAAGAAGTACGGCCTCAAGGTCCCGAAGACGTGGCAGGAGTTCGCGCGGACCGCCCGCGCGCTGAAGAAGAAGGCCCCGGACAAGGACCTCACCACCTTCTCCGCCAACGATTCGGGCCTCTTCGCGGGCCTCGCCCAGCAGGCCGGCGCCCAGTGGTGGACCACAGAGGGCGAGCAGTGGAAGGTCGGCATCGACGACCCGGCGACGCGCAAGGTCGCCGACTTCTGGGGCGGCCTCGTGAAGGAGGGCGCCATCGACAACCAGCCGATGTACACGCCCTCCTGGAACAAGGCGCTCAATACCGGCAAGCAGATCGCCTGGGTCAGCGCCGTCTGGGCACCCGGCACCCTCACCACCGCCGCGCCCGACACCAAGGGCAAGTGGGCGATGGCCCCGCTCCCCCAGTGGGAGTCCGGCAAGGCCGTGACCGGCAGCTGGGGCGGCTCCTCCACCGCCGTCACCACGGACTCCGAGCACAAGGAGGCCGCCGCGAAGTTCGCCGCCTGGCTGAACACCGACCCGAAGGCGCTCGCCGCGCTCGTGAAGGAGAGCGGCATCTACCCCGCCGCCACCGAGGCGCAGACCGGCGGCGCGCTCGCCGAGGCCCCGGCCTACTTCGCGAACCAGCCCGACTTCTACACCCGGGCCGCCGCCATCGCGAAGACCACCGCCCCCGGCGCCTGGGGCCCGAACGTGAACGTCGCCTACACCGCCTTCAAGGACGCCTTCGGCTCCGCCGCAAAGAACAGGTCGGACTTCGGCGCCGCCCTGAAGACCATGCACGACGAGACGGTCGCGGACCTGAAGAAGCAGGGCTTCGAGGTCGCGCGGTGA
- a CDS encoding carbohydrate ABC transporter permease → MSSLVLDDKNRGRRESRKSAPAAGTTPGTAQGPPPPRRVALVPTAALLLGTLYCLLPVAWVVIASTKSGSELFSTFTFLPGTGFTENLADLSAYRDGVYWQWMANSALYAGVGALLSTAVSALSGYALATYRFRGRESIFNILLAGVLMPPVILAVPQYLLLAEADLTDSYASVLLPLILSPYGVYLARIYATAAVPGDVVEAGRMDGAGEWRIFTRIALPMMVPGLVTVFLFQFVAVWNNFLLPYIMLSDDEKFPITLGLFTLLEQGSNTPALYTLVVTGALLAVIPLIALFLVVQRFWSLDLLSGAVKS, encoded by the coding sequence ATGAGTTCTCTTGTGCTGGACGACAAGAACCGCGGACGCCGCGAGAGCCGTAAGTCCGCGCCGGCCGCGGGCACCACCCCGGGGACCGCCCAGGGCCCGCCCCCGCCCCGCCGCGTCGCCCTCGTCCCGACCGCCGCGCTGCTGCTCGGCACCCTGTACTGTCTGCTGCCCGTCGCCTGGGTGGTGATCGCCTCGACCAAGTCGGGCAGCGAGCTGTTCTCCACCTTCACGTTCCTGCCCGGCACCGGCTTCACCGAGAACCTCGCCGACCTCAGCGCCTACCGCGACGGCGTCTACTGGCAGTGGATGGCCAACTCCGCCCTCTACGCGGGCGTCGGCGCCCTGCTCTCCACCGCCGTCTCCGCCCTTAGCGGCTACGCCCTCGCGACCTACCGCTTCCGCGGCCGCGAGAGCATCTTCAACATCCTGCTCGCCGGCGTCCTCATGCCGCCCGTCATCCTGGCCGTCCCCCAGTACCTGCTCCTGGCCGAGGCGGACCTCACCGACTCCTACGCGTCCGTCCTGCTGCCGCTGATCCTCTCCCCGTACGGGGTCTACCTCGCCCGGATCTACGCCACCGCCGCCGTGCCCGGCGACGTGGTCGAGGCCGGGCGCATGGACGGGGCGGGCGAGTGGCGGATCTTCACGCGGATCGCGCTGCCGATGATGGTGCCGGGCCTGGTGACGGTGTTCCTGTTCCAGTTCGTCGCCGTCTGGAACAACTTCCTGCTGCCCTACATCATGCTCAGCGACGACGAGAAGTTCCCCATCACGCTCGGCCTGTTCACGCTCCTCGAACAGGGCTCCAACACCCCGGCGCTCTACACCCTCGTCGTCACCGGCGCCCTGCTCGCCGTGATCCCGCTGATCGCCCTGTTCCTGGTGGTCCAGCGCTTCTGGAGCCTCGACCTGCTGTCGGGCGCCGTAAAGTCATGA
- the helR gene encoding RNA polymerase recycling motor ATPase HelR: MITSAFDLPGHLAPKADPTLIAGDEQHFAVIAASLEETISELSDRLEATRRAPGGIGREAMDRDLEIHRLTGRLRTLRRFGLDLCLGRVVGTDSAEPVYIGRLGLTDSEGRRLLVDWRSPAAEPFFAATHAHPMGLASRRRYRWTGGRISDYWDEVFTADGLEGHAALDDQSAFVAGLGGHRSARMRDVLSTIQADQDAIIRAGSRGALVVDGGPGTGKTVVALHRAAHLLYADPRLGHRRGGVLFVGPSRPYLAYVSDVLPSLGEEGVQTCVLRDLVTEGATATVESDPHVARLKASADMVRAIEPAVALYEEPPTEGMTVSSHWSDIWLSAEDWAAAFDAVEPGTPHNEARDQIREELLTILMDKDDSDAPPHLLRRSLLQDRELTRTLNRAWPMLEASDLVGDLWSVPAYLRKCAPWLGIDDVRRLQRADAQAWTVSDLPLLDAARQRLGDPEASARGQRREAAVAAERARRADAMDSLLQNVEIDESEGALGMLHGRDLQDSLIDESALPTAEPDLLAGPFAHIIVDEAQELTDAEWQMLLQRCPSRSFTIVGDRAQARHGFTESWRERLERAGLDQIETASLSINYRTPEEIMAEAAPAIRAALPDANVPTSVRSTGVPVVRGSTADLEEVLDTWLAAHGDGVACVIGDPAFRDAPRVRSLTPELSKGLEFDLVVLVDPQAFGEGIEGAVDRYVAMTRATQRLVVLTSP; encoded by the coding sequence GTGATCACCAGCGCGTTCGACCTCCCCGGCCACCTCGCCCCGAAGGCCGACCCCACGCTGATCGCCGGCGACGAGCAGCACTTCGCCGTCATCGCGGCGAGCCTGGAGGAGACGATCAGCGAACTGTCCGACCGCCTCGAAGCCACGCGCAGAGCGCCCGGCGGCATCGGCCGCGAGGCCATGGACCGGGACCTGGAGATCCACCGGCTCACCGGCCGCCTGCGCACCCTGCGCCGCTTCGGCCTCGATCTGTGCCTCGGCCGCGTCGTCGGCACGGACAGCGCCGAGCCCGTCTACATCGGACGGCTCGGCCTCACCGACAGCGAAGGCCGTCGCCTGCTGGTCGACTGGCGTTCGCCCGCCGCCGAGCCGTTCTTCGCGGCCACCCACGCCCACCCCATGGGGCTCGCGAGCCGCCGCCGGTACCGCTGGACCGGCGGCAGGATCAGCGACTACTGGGACGAGGTGTTCACCGCCGACGGGCTCGAAGGACACGCCGCGCTCGACGACCAGTCCGCGTTCGTCGCCGGTCTCGGCGGCCACCGCTCGGCCCGGATGCGGGACGTGCTCTCCACCATCCAGGCCGACCAGGACGCCATCATCCGGGCGGGCTCGCGGGGCGCCCTCGTCGTCGACGGCGGCCCGGGCACCGGCAAGACCGTCGTCGCCCTGCACCGCGCAGCCCACCTCCTCTACGCCGACCCCCGCCTCGGACACCGCCGCGGCGGCGTGCTGTTCGTCGGCCCGAGCCGCCCCTACCTCGCCTACGTCTCCGACGTCCTGCCCAGCCTCGGCGAGGAGGGCGTACAGACCTGCGTCCTGCGTGACCTGGTCACCGAAGGCGCCACGGCCACGGTCGAGAGCGACCCGCACGTCGCCCGCCTGAAGGCGTCCGCGGACATGGTGCGGGCCATCGAACCGGCCGTCGCCCTCTACGAGGAGCCGCCCACCGAGGGAATGACGGTCTCCAGCCACTGGTCCGACATCTGGCTCAGCGCCGAGGACTGGGCGGCGGCGTTCGACGCCGTCGAACCGGGCACCCCGCACAACGAGGCACGCGACCAGATCCGGGAGGAGCTGCTCACCATCCTCATGGACAAGGACGACAGCGACGCCCCGCCCCACCTGCTGCGCAGGTCACTCCTCCAGGACCGCGAACTGACCCGCACCCTCAACCGCGCGTGGCCGATGCTGGAGGCGAGCGACCTCGTCGGCGACCTGTGGTCCGTACCGGCCTACCTGCGCAAGTGCGCCCCCTGGCTCGGCATCGACGACGTCCGCAGGCTCCAGCGCGCGGACGCCCAGGCCTGGACCGTCTCCGACCTGCCGCTCCTGGACGCCGCACGGCAGCGGCTAGGCGACCCCGAGGCGTCGGCGCGGGGGCAGCGGCGGGAAGCCGCCGTCGCCGCCGAGCGGGCCCGCCGGGCCGACGCCATGGACAGCCTGCTCCAGAACGTCGAGATCGACGAGAGCGAAGGAGCGCTCGGCATGCTCCACGGAAGGGACCTCCAGGACAGCCTCATCGACGAGAGCGCGCTGCCCACCGCAGAACCGGACCTGCTCGCCGGGCCCTTCGCGCACATCATCGTCGACGAGGCGCAGGAACTGACCGACGCCGAATGGCAGATGCTGCTCCAGCGCTGCCCGTCCAGGAGCTTCACCATCGTCGGTGACCGCGCCCAGGCCCGGCACGGCTTCACGGAGTCATGGCGGGAACGGCTGGAGCGGGCGGGGCTCGACCAGATCGAGACGGCCTCGCTGAGCATCAACTACCGGACCCCGGAGGAGATCATGGCCGAGGCCGCACCGGCGATCCGGGCCGCGCTGCCGGACGCGAACGTGCCGACCTCCGTCCGCAGCACCGGCGTTCCGGTCGTCCGCGGATCCACCGCCGACCTGGAGGAGGTCCTCGACACCTGGCTCGCCGCGCACGGCGACGGGGTCGCCTGTGTCATCGGCGACCCCGCCTTCCGGGACGCGCCCCGCGTGCGGTCCCTGACCCCGGAGCTGTCCAAGGGGCTCGAATTCGACCTGGTCGTCCTCGTCGACCCGCAGGCGTTCGGGGAGGGGATCGAGGGAGCGGTCGACCGCTATGTCGCGATGACCCGGGCGACCCAGCGGCTCGTCGTCCTCACGAGCCCCTGA
- a CDS encoding beta-galactosidase, protein MPDQAPKGLTRLAFGGDYNPEQWPESVWREDVTLMRDAGVTMVSVGIFSWALLEPAHGTHDFGWLDRLLDLLHEHGVRADLGTPTVAPPAWFYREHPDALPVTAEGTRYEFGSRGAICHSHPAYRAAAADITTRLAARYADHPALALWHVHNEYGVPVSACYCDTCAAHFRRWLETTYETVEAVNEAWGTAFWGQWYADFAQINPPRVTPTVGNPAQALDYRRFADATMRENFVRERDILHRLAPGIPVTTNFMTALSQCDSIDYWAWGREVDLVSNDHYLITDGRRTHVNLAMAADLTRSVAGGAPWLLMEHAAGGVNWQPRNPAKAPGEMARNSLGHVARGSEGAMFFQWRQSRRGAEKFHSAMLPHAGTDSRLWREVVRLGSDIDALSELRGTRTVADTAMLWDWHSWWAQTLEWRPSEDHDARERADSFYEALYDRHLTVDFAHPEADLSSYPLVVVPALYLATEATARNLRAYVEGGGTLVVSYFSGIVDQHDAVHPGPYPGALRDVLGLTVEEFSPLLQGQRTRITGPDGAELSGDVWSEIVVPRGAEAVWTYADGLAAGQPAVTRHRLGGGTAWYVSTRLTAHDLDVILAAACADAGVEPRPELPRDVEVVTRAGESGTYLFVINHTGDEAKVPLAGSGGELLTGERVAGRLGVPAGAVRVVRLDED, encoded by the coding sequence ATGCCGGACCAAGCCCCCAAGGGCCTCACCCGCCTCGCGTTCGGCGGGGACTACAACCCCGAGCAGTGGCCGGAATCCGTCTGGCGCGAGGACGTCACGCTGATGCGCGACGCGGGCGTCACCATGGTCAGCGTCGGGATCTTCTCCTGGGCGCTGCTCGAACCGGCCCACGGCACCCACGACTTCGGGTGGCTCGACCGCCTCCTCGACCTGCTGCACGAACACGGCGTCCGCGCCGACCTCGGCACCCCCACGGTCGCACCGCCCGCCTGGTTCTACCGCGAGCACCCCGACGCTCTGCCCGTCACCGCCGAAGGCACGCGGTACGAGTTCGGCTCACGCGGCGCCATCTGCCACAGCCACCCCGCCTACCGCGCGGCCGCCGCGGACATCACCACCCGCCTCGCCGCCCGCTATGCCGACCACCCCGCCCTCGCCCTGTGGCACGTGCACAACGAATACGGCGTCCCCGTCTCCGCCTGTTACTGCGACACCTGCGCCGCCCACTTCCGGCGCTGGCTGGAGACCACGTACGAGACGGTCGAAGCCGTCAACGAGGCGTGGGGGACGGCCTTTTGGGGGCAGTGGTACGCCGACTTCGCGCAGATCAACCCGCCGCGCGTGACGCCGACCGTCGGCAACCCCGCCCAGGCCCTCGACTACCGGCGCTTCGCCGACGCGACGATGCGGGAGAACTTCGTCCGCGAACGCGACATCCTGCACCGCCTCGCCCCCGGCATCCCCGTCACCACCAACTTCATGACGGCCCTCAGCCAGTGCGACTCCATCGACTACTGGGCCTGGGGCCGCGAGGTCGACCTGGTCTCCAACGACCACTACCTCATCACCGACGGACGCCGCACCCACGTCAACCTCGCCATGGCCGCCGACCTGACCCGCTCCGTGGCGGGCGGCGCGCCCTGGCTGCTGATGGAGCACGCCGCCGGTGGCGTCAACTGGCAGCCCCGCAACCCCGCGAAGGCGCCCGGGGAGATGGCCCGCAACTCGCTGGGCCATGTGGCGCGCGGCTCCGAGGGAGCCATGTTCTTCCAGTGGCGGCAGTCCCGGCGCGGCGCGGAGAAGTTCCACTCGGCGATGCTGCCGCACGCGGGCACGGACTCACGGCTGTGGCGGGAAGTGGTCCGGCTCGGTTCCGACATCGACGCCTTGAGCGAGCTGCGCGGCACCCGCACCGTCGCCGACACCGCCATGCTCTGGGACTGGCACTCCTGGTGGGCGCAGACCCTGGAGTGGCGGCCCAGCGAGGACCACGACGCCCGCGAGCGCGCCGACAGCTTCTACGAAGCGCTCTACGACCGGCACCTCACCGTCGACTTCGCCCACCCCGAAGCCGACCTGTCGTCCTACCCCCTGGTCGTCGTGCCCGCCCTGTACCTCGCCACCGAGGCCACCGCGCGGAACCTGCGGGCCTACGTCGAGGGCGGCGGCACGCTCGTCGTCTCCTACTTCTCCGGCATCGTCGACCAGCACGACGCCGTGCACCCCGGCCCCTACCCGGGCGCCCTGCGGGACGTCCTCGGCCTGACCGTCGAGGAGTTCTCGCCGCTGCTCCAGGGGCAGCGGACGCGGATCACCGGGCCCGACGGCGCGGAGCTCTCGGGCGACGTGTGGAGCGAGATCGTGGTGCCGCGCGGGGCCGAGGCCGTGTGGACGTACGCCGACGGGCTCGCCGCCGGACAGCCGGCCGTCACCCGGCACCGGCTGGGCGGCGGCACCGCGTGGTACGTCTCCACGCGGCTCACGGCGCACGACCTGGACGTGATCCTCGCCGCCGCCTGCGCGGACGCCGGGGTCGAGCCGCGGCCCGAACTCCCGCGTGACGTCGAGGTGGTGACCCGCGCCGGCGAGAGCGGGACGTACCTCTTCGTGATCAACCACACCGGTGACGAGGCGAAGGTGCCGCTGGCCGGGTCCGGCGGCGAACTGCTCACGGGGGAACGTGTCGCGGGACGGCTCGGCGTGCCCGCGGGGGCCGTGCGGGTCGTGCGGCTGGACGAGGACTGA
- a CDS encoding LacI family DNA-binding transcriptional regulator, with amino-acid sequence MTMSKPEQRRKAPTIHDVAREAGVSRGTVSRVLNGGHYVSPAAQEAVNSAIRRTGYVVNRHARSLITGRSDSVGFLLTEPQERFFEDPNFNVLLRGCTQALAAHDIPLLLMIAGTEDERRRITRYITAGHVDGVLLVSSHSGDPLAARLREAGVPLVACGKPLGQASKVAYVAADDRDGARDMVRHLLSLGRRTVGMVTGPLDTPGGTERLAGYREVLAEAGVAADDRLVVSGDYSRASGEAGAAELLGRVPDMDALFVASDLMAQGAVAALQRAGRRVPEDIAVGGFDDSSAALGAHPELTTIRQPWDRISAEMVRVLLAQIGGEDPAAVILPTELVRRGSA; translated from the coding sequence ATGACCATGAGCAAGCCGGAGCAGCGCCGCAAGGCGCCGACCATCCATGACGTGGCGCGCGAGGCGGGCGTCTCGCGCGGCACCGTCTCGCGGGTGCTCAACGGCGGTCACTACGTCAGCCCCGCCGCGCAGGAGGCGGTCAACTCCGCGATCCGCAGGACGGGTTACGTCGTCAACCGCCATGCCCGCTCCCTCATCACGGGCCGCTCGGACTCGGTCGGTTTCCTGCTCACCGAGCCGCAGGAGCGCTTCTTCGAGGACCCGAACTTCAACGTCCTGCTGCGCGGCTGCACGCAGGCCCTCGCCGCCCACGACATCCCGCTGCTCCTGATGATCGCGGGCACGGAGGACGAGCGGCGGCGCATCACGCGCTACATCACCGCCGGGCACGTGGACGGTGTCCTGCTCGTCTCCAGCCACTCGGGCGATCCGCTCGCGGCCCGGCTGCGCGAGGCGGGCGTGCCCCTGGTGGCGTGCGGGAAGCCGCTCGGGCAGGCGTCGAAGGTGGCGTACGTCGCCGCCGACGACCGGGACGGCGCGCGCGACATGGTCCGTCATCTGCTCTCGCTCGGGCGCCGCACCGTCGGCATGGTCACCGGCCCGCTGGACACCCCGGGCGGCACCGAACGCCTCGCCGGGTACCGGGAGGTGCTCGCCGAGGCAGGCGTGGCGGCCGACGACCGGCTCGTGGTGTCCGGTGACTACAGCCGGGCCAGCGGTGAGGCGGGCGCCGCCGAACTCCTCGGCCGCGTACCGGACATGGACGCCTTGTTCGTCGCCTCGGACCTGATGGCGCAGGGCGCGGTCGCGGCGCTCCAGCGGGCCGGGCGGCGGGTCCCCGAGGACATCGCGGTCGGCGGCTTCGACGACTCCTCGGCCGCGCTCGGCGCGCACCCCGAGCTGACGACGATCCGCCAGCCCTGGGACCGCATCAGCGCGGAGATGGTACGGGTCCTGCTCGCCCAGATCGGCGGCGAGGACCCGGCGGCGGTGATCCTGCCGACGGAGCTGGTGCGGCGCGGCTCGGCCTGA